Below is a window of Phoenix dactylifera cultivar Barhee BC4 chromosome 7, palm_55x_up_171113_PBpolish2nd_filt_p, whole genome shotgun sequence DNA.
atatatatatatatatatatatgtctgcATTTCAATatacctcataggttctaaagGTAGGGATAACAGAAAAAAGGTCTAGAACAAATATATTAAGCAAACTAAAAGAATGCTTGTTTAACAAGAGGCTACCTTCACTTCATCATCATATCCAACCAAAAGAAGGGCCAACCGAGCATTGCCTTCACCAACCTACACAGAAACTCAAAACTTTTGAGCAACTAAACAGATACAGAAATATGCAATTAATATGTCACACTAAAAGCAATACTTGACATATAtgtaattcttggaaactaacCAGTCTAACAGCTGCCTGTTGAACTCTAGGAGGAATGGTATTGGTCTGGATTTTATTCAAAGGTATAATTGTTACTCTTCTCTGCAGATCTCCATTTTGTAGCAGTTGTTTTCCAGTATTTTCTGTGTCTACAACAACATTAAACAGCTTGCCTCCAGCAGCAACCTACAGAATAAATCTGATGTTTTCTGATGCCATAAATGTGAAGCCAAATAACCAAAAGGGAAACCAAAAAAAGGGTCTCCCAAATACATCAACCAAGATAACCAAGTTTACAAAATTAAACCTCTAGGGCAGTCATCGTTGAACTGTCTTTTACTTTTATAAGCTTTGCAACTACCCCTTTAACCTTTGATTTGTCAAAATTCTTTACAGGGTCACGGTAGTTAAACTGAACATTTGCCAGCTGTCCTGAAAGAATACGGACTTCATCTTTGAGCTTCTGAATTACTTCTAACTCAATAGACCGATCCTGAGCACAAGTCACCACCAAAGTATATCAAGAAAATTTATTTCTACACGCTAACCATTTGTTAAAAGCAGCGACAATTTGATAGATCCAAACTTATACAAACCTTTTGCAAAGCTTCCATCTGGCCTTCTTGATAAGTAATAGATTCCATGGCTGCTTTAACAGCATCCAAATCTTTCTTTCTGGCATTGAGCTCATTTTCTACAGCAGCCGCTTCATCACATTTTGAAACCAGTTGCCCTTTTTTCTCTTTCAGCTCCTTCTCAGAGTGGCTAATTTTTGTTTTCAGCTGTTTCAGCTCTGATTCGGCATTTCCAACTTCAGCTTTGGCATCTCTTAATTGATCTTCAAGACACTTTTCTTCATTTCCACTACTCTTACCAGCTAGAACACCCTAGGAATGGTCAATTTTGTCTTATTAGAACAAAACTACAGTACATGTGTCAGGtcaatatcaattttaaattcTATGAGGTTCGAATGCAGAACTCATTTATCAATAACCATACCTGGTATTCTCTCTCACACTCATCCAAATTCTTAGATAGACCTTCAACTCTTTTTTTAAGATCAGCTGCATCATCCTCAGCTTTCTTGACAGCAGAATCCCTCTCAGATATTGATCTTTTTGTGTCTTCAATACTCTTAATGACCTGTCAAAAGAAAGCATTACTGCCATAGTTAAGAGATGAAGCAAGCTACATGATACAAAATGTACAAGCAGTAAATATCCACATAAGAATgctagaaaagaaagaaaaataaatcccCATAATATGACATTCAAATTGCATTATATCTCTATGCATCACAAGCTAGAAACGATTACAAAATATGACAACAGGTACTGAAATAACTATTACCTTTTGAGTAGCCTCCTTCTCGGCATTCAAAGATTCTTCTTGATTATTCAATACAGAAGTTTCCTTCACAAGAGTGCGAGAAAGAGTATCCACCTTCTCCGACAAAGCCTTCATCACACCACCTACCTTTCCTTCCTTCTCAGCAGTCAAGATGGATATCTTTTTCTCCATTTCCTGTATCTCACTTTTTAGCCTTTGAGTGCCATCATCCAGCTCAGCAATCTTCATCCTCATCTGACCTACCTCATTTACAGCACTATCTCGTACCTTCTCAGCCTGAACAAACTCATAAGCAATGCAAAACCTTCTGAGACGATCTAATTCTGCATTGCCATTAGCCCACCGCATGTATTGCGTTCTCTCCTTCCTAAGCTTCTCCAGAGCAGGAAGGATCTCTTGGTCAAGAAGCTTATTGATCTCATCCACTTTACTCTGCTTCTTCTCAAGTGTCTTCAAGGCTGATTCCTTTTTCATTTCATACATTCTTGTGCCAGCAGCCTCTTCCAGCATTGATAGAATTTCTGGTGGTTTCATGTTTAGGACTTTTGTGATGCGTCCTTGCATTATAAGGAAATGTGGGTTGTTGACATTAAGCTGCACAGAATGGAAAAGGGTCTGAACACGAGAAGGCTGGGCAAGGTGCCCATTGATGAGGTATTTGTTCCTTCCCCCAACTACAATCTACAAAGTCAATGATATCaatcattaattatatatttcatTGTGCAAAGCCCACTAAAGCAATCTGGGggaaataaaaggaaaacagaAAACACAAGGAACCATTGTCTACCAAGCAGACCACATTTGTCCAGCATTGCACATGGTGTTCAGTTTAGTTAGATGCATAACTTAAGTTATCAATATCATAGATATTTTTACCTGGTCCACCTGCCTGCTAGTAAGTACTACTACCAGTATATTATCATAAAATACTAAGTCATAATCTATAATCTACATATCCTTTGCAGCCTTAAGTAGATTATATATGATGACAATGACATAACAGCAACTAcgacgatgatgatgatgacaaccacagcaagggaaaaggaaaagaagaggggggagggggggtgttGGGGGCAAGGGGAAGGTTGAAGGCTTGACTTTTGGACAGCAAATTGTAAAGGAGAGGCTCAAACTACGAAATGGAAATAGACCGCATAAATCTCAGGTTGCATTAAGAAGCCACTCAAGGAGCTATCTTACCATAGCCATTGCTATTGGTAGAAAATAAACAGTATATGAAACCAATAGGCAGAAAAATTGACAAAAACATCTTATTGTTGATCATAAACAGCTTAGAAGGTGTATGAAGGTCTTTATTTCTGATataggttttaaaaaaaaacctatgAGGTTGGGATAGAGTAGTTATGACAAGAGGGTTGGATTTCCAGTTCTGTGTTTATATATGTTTCTTAAAACTTCCAAATGACACCAGAAAAAAAATCTCGTAAAGGTTCAAACTTGGATCTTCAATGTCCATGGAAAgacaaaataaaattacaatcaTAATCTTGCAATATAGTGAAACATGTTTATCTTTCCCCAGAAAACTACTCAATGAAATTGACCAACAGACCTGCCTGGTATTTTTAATTGCAAGAGCTAAATTAATATAAAGAAAAGCAAGAGAgaaactaaaaattcaatttctAGTCGGGATAATAGCATCAACCTCGACAGTTCAGCTTTCCTAGTGTGCACAAATTTGAGGTTCAGATATATCAAACGAACTTCACTTACCTGCCTAGTGACAGTGATTTCCGGGCAGTCCTCATACCCAAGAGGGCTTCGGCTGCGAGCAGAATTATCGAAGACAATTGAGACCGTTGCCTTAGTAATTCCGGCCTGGCCCTGCTTGTAGACGAGCTCCTGGAGGTTGGTGGCCCGGACCTGCTGGAGATTGGTGATCCCGAGCACGAAGCAGATGGAATCGAGAATATTGGACTTCCCCGACCCATTGAGCCCCGTGATCGCGTTGAAGTAGGGATCGAAGCCGGAGACCACCGTCCTGGTGGCGTAGGACTTGAATCCCTCCAAACAGATCTCTTTGATGTACATGCCGACTAGAAACCTAATTCGGAGGGCGGAAACCCAGAGAAGCGGCGGAGGTggtggcggcggaggaggggggAAGGGTGCGGAGGCGGAGGTGGGGGTCGACGAGAGGTCGAAGGGGGTCGGAGATCAGAACCCTAGAGACGATTCGTCGGAGGAGTGAAGGAGGAAAGGGGGTTCGGAGGTCGGAACCCTAGAGAGGTGGAAGGGAATGCGGACGAGTTTTGGGAGGCGGGAAATGGATTTGGGCTCGCGTCTCTGCTTTTGAAAAATTGGGATCAGGAGACCCTGCGGTGAGTGTAACCGGTGGGATGTAATCAAGGGTGATAAAATGTCGTTGGAAGTTGGACTCGATCGGACCGTGCGGTTCAACTAACCGGTCCGGTATATACCCTTTAAATCGAATCGGTCAAAAACCGGTCAAAATTAGATGAATCGTTCGAACTGAATAAACCAGTTGAACCGAATTACGTGTGCGAACTAGACAGATCATACAAATTTGATATCTAGACTGAAATTTTaggcttaaatattttaatctaTAAGATTAAATTACTAATTTACGATCTCAAACCCAAAGATCCAAAACTCCAAACTAATAAACAAAtagaacccaaaaaaaaaacctccacCGCATTATTACGACCATGGTTGGGgcatttttttccattttttttgtttttctctttttttctattttttataaattttaaataataaaattttaaattatgatGTCATACAGATTCGGCATTCTGTGAGCTGGTTGAACTAATTGAACCGATTGAATTGGAACCTAGCAAGTAAAATAGTTCAACATCCGATTTGATTTTTAAAACATTGATAAAAGTTGTACAGACGTAAACAAGCTCGAACTATAATTGCAATTATGGGTTGGTGGGCTGTTTAAAGAAGACCTAGGATAATATCGATTGTTgtattcaaatctattcaaacatCGATAGAAATTTAAATATCCGATTAATATTCGTAACCGTATTTGTatctattataaaaaaatatatatgaatatggatagacaactatCTAATCCATATTCAAATATCGGATTCTATTTGTaactctatttaattttatacatCACTTATAAACTTTCAAGAGAAATACATGACCATATTAACATGCTACTAACTTAATTTACCTTCCACTTAAAAATATCTTTAATTTTGtagtcataaagtttaattattcgacttatatccatatttatatgtatacttCCAGCATATGATTTGTATTTGTATCTATTTAAAATGAATACGAATATAAATATTTGCATTCGACAAATATGTGTACCTATAtttgtcaaataaaataaatgtagATATAGATGTACTAGCATCCGATTTATATTCGATCTGGTTTCAGCTCTACCTTAAATCATTTGCGGTGTGTCTTTTGTATTGCCTTGGATAGCTGCTATATTATCCATCTCGAAGGCGGATAGCTGCTTATTGTGAGAAGTCAAATAGTCATGTGTGGTACCATACATGATGCACtctaaaaatttattctttctTATGCACTTTTATAGTGGACATTGAGAGATGTATTTGTAGTTGTTCTTGACCTTGCTTTACCCTCAAGGTTTCTTTATCTTAGGGTTATGAAAatatttatgtttggttggaaaTTGATGGGGTTAATTGAAAACATGGAAAAAGTGGAAATGTATAAGAGAGAACAAACTCCTCCATTTCTTACTTAAAGTTATAGTTTGGATTCTCTATTGTGTGTGTTTTGCAATGTTAAAAGCTATACAAGTATATTGAACATTAGATCATCTTTTCTCAGTAATAACTTTAACTTGGGATACATGATGTTAACTGATTTAATCATATCCCCATAAAATTGAAATGATTGGGCAGGTTCGCTAGATAAACCACCTTAATTCTAGAAATATCTTATAACAAAACAAGGCCTTAAGTATTTTCTTTATTGTAGAAATTTTTAggttaaaaatataaaagaaatagaCAAACATTTGGCAAGTCCACTTAATAAATATGTCAGTATCAAGACTTGGCAAAAGCTAAATTTGCTATTGTCCACACTCTTTAGTAACATGTAAATAAAATCCGACCAGCCACAAATCATAGAATGGTTAGACCCAAATGTTTATCAAACATGTTTTGAATCCAAATATAGGACTTAgccataataataaaaataatgattatTTTTATGTATGAATGGCCATAGTTTATGCAATGGTTCAAATGTATGTCATGAACTTTATTCTATTGTCCTATGCATTAACATGACTAATCTTGGCATATCTTTCTTTCATTGGAATGATCTCACAATATCTGAATAACAAATTTATTCAAgatgaacaacaaaaaaatcaaatagtaggtttttatttctagttttattctCTTCCGACAGAatataaatttaagaaaaaagatgAGTGCCTATTTGTAATTATGCTATGTATGCTTGCAAAAATACCCAATCAATGATCTAGTTATATATAGCCGATTTTTTCATAACAATTTTTGTTGTACTTGATGGTTATTGAATATCGTGGACTTATTTAATCAAGAAATACCGTGGGTTTAATATATTGTATTTTActactaaggccctgtttgggggagctgttggtagtagagcttttggaagtagagctgttggaagtagagctgtctgaagcagagcgtttataaaaagctgtttgatgtttagtaattacatttttaaagtgatgtgacactttaacatatgtttggtaaacaaactgagaaagtacttttgtgtgacaaaatgaccataaaggacattaccagtattatacaatagagcataatagaatataatatgtattaatacataaatatatgatatagtataatattaatgtaatataatataatattattaaaatagtactataatattatgtagtatagaataataatttaatataatattaaattttttaacataacatatcaatgcattatgatataatataatataatattatatttatagtataatacaataataaatatataaaatattataattattagtataaattaatttttcatccttctaatgactatttatctctctaacaaattttctaactaggtgataaaattggttaactaattactaatattatttatttatctatttatttgtttatttagatcagattatttgccactcactcattatttttctttttatttatttatttattattttatttcattgaaatataaagGGGTCGCCGaccatgggtggtggccggcatggtggTTGCCACCATGGGCAGCCACGAGctcccaaaataataaaaaagaaaagaagaagaagaagaaggaacagaggcgacggcattgagaggaagaagaagatagagagggggagggcgaggatgggtgagagagtAAGAGACGGGATCAaaattttggagaaaaaaattatgatttaAATGAGGGTATTTTGGTtcaaaaaatagctttccgataaagctgaaaacaacgttttcgaaaagctccaaattggagtttcttcccaaaatctatttcagctttccgcaaaagctgaaacaactttccgaaaattttaccaaacactattttttatctaaaagtacttttggagagctagaaagtgctttttggccctccgaaagctcccccaaacaaagCCTAAATCCATACAAAATCTACATAGATTTTAATAGTTATAAAACAATACACGTAAATTATTATAATTGATTTTATGTAATTAGTACAACTAATCAGTTTAATTAAATTGAATACAATGATCATGCTTTATAGTTTAAGTTGaacttattttatttaatttgctACAATTTGATAGATGTACATCCAATCCAAGTATTCCATTCTACCATTTCCTTGATCAAATAGTCATTATTAATTCCATGTACTTTGATATGtctccccctctctttctctttgtatatatatatatatatatatatatatatatatatatatatatatatatatatatatatatatatatatatatatatatatatatatatatatatatgtatgcatgtatgtgagATACATATCTATAGAATATGTTATTTTTTGCTGCATATCAAAACATCATCTATTTATCTGCTTATCCATTTTTGGTAAAAgagggatggatatttatgtGCTATTATATTACCTAGGTCTAAATACTAGCAAATTAACTACTTGAAACATAATATTTTTGTTAGTTAGGCGGAGAGGTGCGATCATTTGTGCAATGCCTCCTTCAGCATAATAGAATATATATTAATTGATAAATTATGATAGCTATTGCAAAAACTTTCTATATGTATAAAGAGCCAGGAATGCATGATACACAAAAAATGTTTGGGCCACCAAATGCAGCCATATAGTAGTATATGCTAAATGCAAATGCATAAGTAGACAAAAATGTGATCTATCAACCAATTTGAAATGGTTCAATTGATTTGGCAATATAAAGTCTAGAAATAAATAGAATATCGAGAAGAGAGAAGAGTGATTTGGATGATCAAAGGTTGCGAAATGTAATGtccataaagaagaaaaaaaaagtatactTAAACAAGCTAGTGTTTTAAGTTTGATGTAATTTTGTCCAttgtatttttaaaaattttaacttTATTCATGTATATTATATGTGTATGGTTATAATTTACATGGATTAATTGTAAGGAGAAGACTAGATATCTATCAGGAAATGCAATCATTCAAATTGCAAATCGAAAATTTAAACCATCAAATATACATCCTAGCGAAACTGGCGCATTcacaataaacaaaaaaaagttaAGAAAACCAACTGAATACGACCAACTAAACAAAAACAAGCTTAATAAAACGTACTGAAACCTCAAATCACATGTATGTGGTACTTTACTTCACCATTGACATACGTGTTTAATAATCATTGTACATTGCACGGTGGgtttattgtggatcatgggtttGGGCAAGCAAATTTCTAACCCAAGATGGGTTGGATGGAGAAACATAAGATGCTGCAAAGGAAAAAGCATGGGTGGAGGAATGGAGACCAAAGTACAAAtcttataatataccacaatctAAAAGCTTGGGATGATGAGATAGAAGATCAATTTGAAGATTCATAGGTCCTTGCCTTGGTTTCATGATGCTTAGCTGCAGCAGCGGCAGACGATGCTCGGGAAAAAGCTCGGCAACACCAAAAAAACTCCAATCTCGAACCAAGCTTTGCTGGTGGGGGTTGAAAGGAGCCTGGGGTTGTTTATATAGAGTTGAAATTCAGCTCCCAAATCCTTCTCGTCGTCAAACTTTTATTACCTTTAAGGGAGAAGGCAACTCTCATCTGGATTTTTTGTTGCTAAAACGGAAGTATCATATCAAACGTGTACGAATACAgctaagaaaatcaaaaaacaaaatatcttGGAGAGCACTAGGCAACTCCGCCTCATTTacctatagtttttttttttttttttcatttttgggTTTAGATTTTTGGCAAATTTGGGCCAAGCCTTCTAGTCGGTCAAGTGGACTAGGCCCAGGCTACAAGAAGCCAGGTATTACACATCGAAAGGAATAAGTTTAACTAGGATGACAATAGAAAActtgatttttcctttttttagctTGATGCATTCTACGACCATGCTTGC
It encodes the following:
- the LOC103715212 gene encoding structural maintenance of chromosomes protein 2-1-like; translation: MYIKEICLEGFKSYATRTVVSGFDPYFNAITGLNGSGKSNILDSICFVLGITNLQQVRATNLQELVYKQGQAGITKATVSIVFDNSARSRSPLGYEDCPEITVTRQIVVGGRNKYLINGHLAQPSRVQTLFHSVQLNVNNPHFLIMQGRITKVLNMKPPEILSMLEEAAGTRMYEMKKESALKTLEKKQSKVDEINKLLDQEILPALEKLRKERTQYMRWANGNAELDRLRRFCIAYEFVQAEKVRDSAVNEVGQMRMKIAELDDGTQRLKSEIQEMEKKISILTAEKEGKVGGVMKALSEKVDTLSRTLVKETSVLNNQEESLNAEKEATQKVIKSIEDTKRSISERDSAVKKAEDDAADLKKRVEGLSKNLDECEREYQGVLAGKSSGNEEKCLEDQLRDAKAEVGNAESELKQLKTKISHSEKELKEKKGQLVSKCDEAAAVENELNARKKDLDAVKAAMESITYQEGQMEALQKDRSIELEVIQKLKDEVRILSGQLANVQFNYRDPVKNFDKSKVKGVVAKLIKVKDSSTMTALEVAAGGKLFNVVVDTENTGKQLLQNGDLQRRVTIIPLNKIQTNTIPPRVQQAAVRLVGEGNARLALLLVGYDDEVKNAMAYVFGSTFVCRSTNAAKEVAFNRDISTPSVTLEGDIFQPSGLLTGGSRKGGGELLRQLHALAEAESELCIHQRKFSEIEEKIAILLPLQKKYMHLKSQLELKSYDLSLFQSRAEQNEHHKLGELVKRIEQELEEAKLKAKEKQLHYEKCVFTVSALEISIKEHSNHRESRLKDLDKKIKTLKSDMQSASKHLKGHESEREKLMMEKDAVIQEFAMLENQLASSETLISTLTTELEKQKSKVGSIKQEFDQAESELNLSRSKMKECDSQISHIAKEQQMLQQKLSDANVERKKLENEVKRMEIEQKECSLKVDKLLEKHGWITTEKQLFGKSGTDYDFSSRDPYKSREELENLQAEQSGLEKRVNKKVMAMFEKAEDEYNDLISKKNIIENDKSKIKKVIEELDEKKKETLQVTWAKVNKDFGSIFSTLLPGTMAKLEPPEGCSFLDGLEVRVAFGCVWKQSLSELSGGQRSLLALSLILALLLFKPAPLYILDEVDAALDLNHTQNIGRMIKAHFPHSQFVVVSLKEGMFNNANVLFRTKFVDGVSTITRTIASKQR